A stretch of Sphingomonas sp. JUb134 DNA encodes these proteins:
- a CDS encoding UdgX family uracil-DNA binding protein (This protein belongs to the uracil DNA glycosylase superfamily, members of which act in excision repair of DNA. However, it belongs more specifically to UdgX branch, whose founding member was found to bind uracil in DNA (where it does not belong), without cleaving it, appears to promote DNA repair by a pathway involving RecA, rather than base excision.) gives MRGVTLPAPDDFDAWRDAARGLAAEGVAPDQVVWRTGDAVADLFAQGAPEAPPTASPAGPGFSVPRAFLDLARDVVMSAAPDRFALLYTLLCRLRTQPRLIEDRADPLIRKLEGLAKEVRRDIHKMRAFLRFREVAEDDGTSRYVAWFEPEHHIVRANAAFFVNRFASMRWSILTPEVSLHWDGELLTEGPGATRADAPEGDPVEEVWKTYYASIFNPARLKKGAMLKEMPRKYWKNMPETALVGQLIAGAQAREAGMIDKARTQIGGNIQAAWEALREEAMGCKRCHLWKPATQTVFGEGPVDARLMFVGEQPGDQEDLAGKPFVGPAGQMFDRALAQAGVDRSTVYVTNSVKHFKFEPRGKRRIHSKPDAGEIDACRWWIEQETALVKPQVTVALGATAARSLLGRTVTISRERGQAIALPSGGEGWITVHPSYLLRIPDRAKAEDEYARFVEDLRTAAARLG, from the coding sequence GTGCGCGGCGTCACCCTCCCGGCCCCCGACGACTTCGACGCGTGGCGCGACGCCGCGCGCGGGCTCGCGGCCGAGGGGGTGGCGCCCGACCAGGTGGTGTGGCGCACCGGCGACGCGGTCGCGGACCTGTTCGCGCAAGGTGCGCCCGAAGCTCCGCCGACAGCCTCTCCCGCAGGTCCTGGCTTCTCGGTCCCGCGCGCCTTTCTCGACCTCGCCCGCGACGTCGTCATGTCCGCGGCGCCCGACCGGTTCGCGCTGCTCTACACGCTGCTGTGTCGCCTCCGCACCCAGCCCCGGCTGATCGAGGATCGCGCCGACCCGCTCATTCGCAAGCTGGAAGGGCTCGCCAAGGAAGTCCGCCGCGACATCCACAAGATGCGCGCCTTCCTGCGCTTCCGCGAAGTGGCGGAGGACGACGGCACCAGCCGCTATGTCGCTTGGTTCGAGCCCGAGCATCACATCGTGCGCGCCAACGCCGCCTTCTTCGTCAACCGCTTCGCCAGCATGCGCTGGTCGATCCTGACGCCGGAGGTGTCGCTACACTGGGACGGCGAGTTGCTCACCGAAGGCCCGGGCGCCACCCGCGCCGACGCGCCCGAGGGCGATCCGGTCGAGGAGGTGTGGAAGACCTACTATGCCTCCATCTTCAACCCGGCGCGGCTCAAGAAGGGCGCGATGCTCAAGGAAATGCCGCGCAAATATTGGAAGAACATGCCCGAGACCGCGCTGGTGGGACAGCTGATCGCGGGCGCCCAGGCACGAGAGGCAGGCATGATCGACAAGGCCCGCACCCAGATCGGCGGCAACATCCAGGCCGCATGGGAGGCGCTGCGCGAAGAGGCGATGGGCTGCAAGCGCTGCCACCTGTGGAAGCCCGCCACCCAGACGGTGTTCGGCGAAGGCCCGGTCGACGCGCGGCTGATGTTCGTCGGCGAGCAGCCCGGCGACCAGGAGGACTTGGCCGGCAAGCCCTTCGTCGGCCCCGCCGGCCAGATGTTCGACCGCGCGCTCGCCCAAGCCGGCGTCGATCGCTCGACGGTCTACGTCACCAATTCGGTCAAGCACTTCAAGTTCGAGCCGCGCGGCAAGCGCCGCATCCACAGCAAGCCGGATGCGGGCGAGATCGACGCCTGTCGCTGGTGGATCGAACAGGAAACCGCGCTGGTGAAGCCGCAGGTGACGGTAGCCCTCGGCGCCACCGCCGCGCGCTCGCTGTTGGGCCGCACTGTCACCATCAGCCGCGAGCGCGGCCAGGCGATCGCGCTTCCCAGCGGCGGCGAGGGCTGGATCACCGTCCACCCCAGCTACCTGCTGCGCATCCCCGACCGGGCCAAGGCCGAAGACGAATACGCCCGCTTCGTCGAAGACCTCCGCACCGCCGCCGCCCGCCTGGGCTAG